The Mesoterricola silvestris sequence GGTCCTGGACGGTCCCCCGGCGGTGAAGATGGGCACGGCCCGGGTCAAGCGGCGCCTTTGCCTGACCTATGAGCGCGAAGGGGAGACGAGCCAGCCCTGCACCACCTGCGTGGACCGCTGCCCCTACCCCGGGGTGGCCATCCGCATGGCGGAGGCCCGGGAGGGGGAGTTGGCCCATCCGGAGGTCCTGGCGGACTTCTGCACGGGCTGCGGGCTCTGCTCCTTCGGGTGCCCCACCCCGGAACCCGCCATCGTGGTGGACGCCCGGGAATGATGTTCCACGTGGAACGCTAGATACCGTACTCCGCCCAGCGCCGGGCCACCCGTTCCAGGATGGCGTCGGGGAACACCAGATCGCGGGGCCACTCCCGCTGGAAGTTGTCCAGCTTGGCGCTCTTGCGGGTGGCGTCGATGCCGACCTTGCTGCCGAAGGCGAAGCGGTCGCTGCTGTGGTCCAGCACATCCAGGGGACCGTCCGTGAAGAGCAGGTCCCGGCGGGGGTCGACGTTGCTGGTGACCCGGAAGAGGACCTCGTTGGCGTCGTGGGGGTCGATGTCGGCGTCCACCACGACGATGCCCTTGGTGAACATCATCTGGCCGGTGCCCCAGATGGCGTTCATGACCTTCTGGGCGTGGCCGGGGTAGTCCTTGCGGATGGACACGATGGCGAGGTTGTGGAAGCCGCCGGCCGGCGGGAGGTGCATATCGACCACTTCCGGGAGAACCATCTTTAACAAAGGCAAGAAGATGCGTTCCGTGGCAAAGCCCAGCCAGGCGTCCTCCTGGGGGGGACGGCCCACGATGGTGGCGGGGTACACGGGGTTCTTCCGGTGGGTGATGGCCTCCACGTGGAGGACGGGGTAGTCGTCGGCCAGGGAATAGTAGCCCGTGTGGTCCCCGAAGGGGCCCTCCCGGCGGAGCTCGGCGGGGTCCACCCAGCCTTCGATGACGATCTCGGAATCCGCGGGCACCTCCATGTCGTTGGTGACGCAGCGCACCATCTCCACGCCCTCGCCCCGGAGGAACCCGGTGAACATGATCTCCGAGAGGAAGGGAGGCAGGGGCGCGGTGGCGGCGTAGGAGAGGGCGGGATCCCCGCCGAGGCTCACGGCCACGGGCATGCGCTCGCCGGGGGCGTACCCGTGGCGGGCCCGGGCGCCGTCGTGGTGGAGCTGGGTGTGGAAGCCCAGGGTGTGATCGTCGTACACCTGGAGGCGGTACATGCCCATGTTCCGGAGGCCGCTCTTGTGGCGGGTGTGGCTCAGGCCCAGGGTGATGAAGGGACCGCCGTCCTCGGGCCAGGTGGTGAGCACCGGGAGGCGGGAGAGGCGCGCCTCTTCGCCGCGCCACACCACCTCCTGGCACGGGGCCTTGCGCACGGTCTTCGGCATCCAGGCGCCCACCTCGGCCAGGACCGGGAGCTTGGAGAGCTTGTCCAGGAAGCTGGCGCCGGGCTTGGGCATGGCTTCCTGGATGAGTTTCTCGATGCGCCCGGCCACGGCGTCCAGGCCCCTGGGATCCCCGTCCACTCCCAGGGCCATCTCCATGCGCCGCCGGCTGCCGAAGACGTTCATGGCCACGGGCATGGTGGCGCCCTTGACGTTCTCGAAGAGGAGCCCCTTCCCTCCCCCGGGGGCCTTGCTGACGCGGTCGGCGATGGCGCCGGCCTCCAGGTGGGGATCGACTTCCGCGCGGATGCGCGCGAGTTCGCCGCGCGCATCCAGCCGGGTCAGGAAGCTCTGGAAGTCCTGGGACATGATGCACCTCGTCCACGCGTTTCCATGGAAACGCGCAGGGTTAGATGGTTTCCAGCAGCCAGGGGGCCTTGGGCAGGGGGGTGGGCCGGATATCGATCCAGTCCGCGGGAAGGGGGTTGCCCGTCTTCCCGTTGTGGTGCAGGGTGAGGATCTTCATGCCCTTCTCGACCTTGTCGCCCACGTTGGCGTGCACCTCGATGCCGATGCCCAGGTCGAGGATGTCGTCCTTGGAGGAGCGGCCCCCGCCCATCTCCATGGCCTTGATGCCCAGGCTGCGGCTGTCCAGGGCATGGATGTAGCCGCTGGCCTCGGACAGGATGTCCACGCTGTGGGCGCTGCCGGGGAGCAGGCTGAAGTCGTCCAGGGCCTTGGGGTTCCCGCCGTTGGCGGCCACCCAGGTGCGGTACGTCTCCATGGCCCTGCCGGAGGCGATGCTGTCGGCCACGAGGGCCTCGGCCGTGGCCAGGTCCTTGGCGGCGCCGCCCAGGATCAGCATTTCGGCCGCCAGACGGAAGCTCATCCTGGCCAGATCGGAATCGGCGTGCATCCCCTTCAGGATCTCCACGGATTCGATGACCTCCATGGCATTGCCGATGGCGCGGCCCAGGGGCTCCTCCATGCGGGTGATGAGGGCCTTGATCTTCATGCCGTGGGCCTGGCCCACGGCCACCATGCTCTTGGCGAGGGTGCGGGCGTCGTCGAGGGTCTTCATGAAGGCGCCTCCGCCGCACTTCACGTCCAGGACCAGGGCATCGGACCCGCCCGCGAGCTTCTTGGACATGATGCTGGCGGTGATGAGGGGGATGGATTCCACGGTGGCCGTGACGTCGCGCAGGGAATAGAGCTTGCGGTCCGCGGGGGTGATGTCGCCGGTCTGGGCGCTGTTGGCGAAGCCCGTGTCGCGCAGGCTCCGGCGGAACTCATCCTGGGTCAATTCGACCTTGAGGCCAGGGATGGCGGCGTACTTGTCCACGGTGCCGCCGGTGTGCCCCAGGCCGCGGCCGCTGAACATGGCGCAGGGTATGCCGCAGGAGGCGACGATGGGGCCGAGGATCAGGGTGGTCTTGTCGCCCACGCCGCCCGTGGAGTGCTTGTCCACCTTCACCCCGGGGATCGAGGAGAGGTTCACCTTGTCGCCCGAATCCCGCATGCCCAGGGTCAGGGCCAGGGTCTCCTCCACGTCCATCCCGTGCCAGCAGATGGCCATCAGGAGGGCCGCGCTCTGCTCGTCGGGAACGGTGCCGCGGGCGGCGCCTTCGACCCAGAAGGCGATCTGCTCGGGACTGAGCTTTCCGCCGGTCTTCTTCGTGTAGATGAGATCGTACATTCTCATGGCTGCTGCCTCCGCGCGGGCACGGGAATCCGGTCCGCCGGATCCCGGCCCTCGATTCGAATAGGCCTAGACCCCCTGGAGCATGCGCTCCACGGCGGGGTCGGCCTGGGTCTTGAAACGGGCCTTGTAGTCCGCGAAATCCTTCAGGGCCTGGGTGCGGTCGCCCTTGAGGCGATCGGCGTCCAGGAGGGTGGTCCAGAACACGGGGGCCCAGGCCTGGTCCGGGTCGGCGTTCTTCCGGAGGGAACCCAGGGTGGCCAGGGCCTCGGCGCCCTGCCCCATGGCGACCTGCTTCTGGGCCAGCCGCAGCTTGCCCCAGGCGTCCCCGGTGGCGGCGGGAATGGCGCCCTTGCCGTCCAGCTGGAGCTTCCAGGAGGCCAGGATGCCTTCGGTGGTGGTCTTCTCGGAGCCCGGCGCGTTGCGGGCCAGGGCCTCCAGCTGCGGCAGCTTCTCCCGCATGCGCTTCTCCACCTCGGCGGCGGGAAGGGGTTCCGTGCTGTCGCCGGCGACCTCCAGCTGCAGATTGGCGAGATCGCTCTCGTGCTTCTCGATGCCCGCGGCGCGCCAGTACCGGAACCCGAACACGACGACCCCGAGTCCGAGGACGACGCCGGCCGTGATGAGCATCGGCTTGAGGAGACCGGCCTGGATGTCTTCGCCCGAGGCGACCTTCTTCTGGAAGGCCTGAAGGCTCTGGGCAGGCTTCTGGACCTGGATGACCTTGTTTTTGCTGGTGGCAGCCATGGAAGACACTCCGAACATTCAAGCATGCCCGACCAGCGCAGGTTTCGCACTTGAAAACTGGGGGACCTCTGATACGATGGAACGCTAGGCCCGGATAGCTCAGTTGGTAGAGCAATGGACTGAAAATCCATGTGTCGGCGGTTCAAATCCGTCTCCGGGCACCAGAATCGCAAGGCTCCGAAATCTTCGGAGCCTTCGTTTTTTTGAGATTCGCACCCCCGGGCGGATCTGGGAGACTGGGGGGCGAACCCATCAACCGAGGCCCCGATGAAACTGGCTGGCTTAGTGCTATCGACTCTCCTTGTCCTGCCGCTGGCGGGGGCCAAATGGGCGCCGATCCCCAAAGAGGTCTGGGCCATGAAGGGGGATCCGGGCCTGGTGGCGGGGGGTGCGGTCATCCTGGAGCGCAAGCTCGATTTCCAGCCCAACTATTTCGAGCAGACGCTGCGGGTGCGGATCCTCAGCCAGGCGGGGATGGCGGCGGTGGAAATCACCGATCTGCCGCCCAATCTGTTGTCGCTGGAGGGACAGGTGACCCAGCCGGATGGCAAGGTGCAGGTCATCGGGCGCAGGGAGGATTTCCTGGTGCGGAAGGTCGTCTCCACCGCGGACGGATCGGTGCAGGAAGGGGTGCTGATCCCGCCCGGGGTGACGGCGGACTGCGTGGTGGAAGTCCGGTGGCGGGAGGCCACGGAACGCGGAAGGGCGGAAGCCAGCCGCATGTCCTTCGAGGACAAGGGGCACCTGCCGGAGCGATGCGGGGATTTCTATTTCTGGAGCCTCGGCTCGGCCTACCCCACCCAGGTGGCCCTGGTGCAGCGCTCGAGGGAAATGGCCTGGCCCTTCCTGTTCTTCTCCACCAACGGCTACGCCATGGCGGAGGGGTCGGGATCCATGGGGTCGACCTACCTGTTCCGGAACCTGCCTGCCTTGCCTTCGGCTCCCTTTTCCCTGGACGTGCAACGGCCGGTGCCCAAGGTTCTGTTCTACCGGCCCATCGATGGCCTGTCCTACCTGGCTAAGGGTCCGGCCATGGACTACTGGCAAAAGGTCGTGGATCTCGCCTACAAGAACTGGTTCCTGGTGAAGGTGGCCAAGGGTGAAGCCTACCGGACCTTCTCGGCCGAACTGCGCAAGGATCTGGCGGGCGGGCCCCGGGAGCGGGCCCGGACCCTCGCGGAGCGCCTGGCGAAGCGCACCGTGAACCTGGACCAGCTGCTCTACGACGAGAAGCCCGACCTCCTGGCCCGGCACGCGGTGGACGAGGACGGGGTCTCGAACCTCAACTACGCCGCCAAGACCGGGTTCGTGGACAACAACGGCGTGGAAAAGCTCCTGTTCCACCTCCTCCTGGACGAGGGGCTCAAGCCCAAGGTGGCGCTGGTCGCGGACCGGCGGCAGTGGGTGGTGAATCCCGAAGTGCGCACCCCCTTCCAGTTCACCCACCAGTTGTTGGGGGTGGAGGAACCGGGGCAGCCGATCCTCTGGCTGGATCCCCTGGGGCGGATGGTGCCGGCCGGGGAGGTGCCCTATTACTACCAGGGCACCAAGGCCCTGACCTTCGACGGCGTGAACTGGAAGGCCGGGTTCCAGGAGATCCGGTTCTCCCCCGCTGCGGACAACGGACGTGAGTTCGCGTTCCAGGTCGATCTCACGGAGGAGGTGGGCAAGGTCCGCGTGGAGGCCTCCTTCAAGGGTGCTCCGGCCTTCCAGGCCCGCCGGTCCCTGGGCAAGCAGTCGCCCACCCAGCGGGAAGCCTGGTTCAAGGGCACGCTGGAAAAGGGCGGACTTACGGTCACCCGGACGGAAGTCGCCCATGCCCTGGATCTGTCCAAACCCCTGGTTTGCACCGCCGAAGCCACCCTGCCCGTGGAGCCGGGGCGGATCCTCAAGGTCAACCCCTTTCCGGGCATGGACGCGGCCCTGTTCCTTCCCGCTTCGCTGGCGCAGGAGCGGCTGGATCCCATCATCCTGCCCTTCATGGGCATCCAGGAGGCCCGGAGCACCGTGAAGGTGCCCCGGGGGTACGTGCTTCCGGCCCCCGTGGTGCGGGTCAAATCGACGCAGTGGGGCACGGTGCTTCTGGAAGTGCGGCAGGACCCGGCAAGTGGCGACCTGACGGCGCGCATGAAGGCGAGCACCCTTTCGGCCTACAACCTTCCGGCGGCCTATGGGTCGCTCAAGGACTACCTGCAGGCGGTGCGTGCGGTGGTCTTCCCGGAAGTCACGCTGGAGAAATCGGCGGAACCCGTCAAATGAAGGCGCGATGGGCAGCGGGAATCCTGGCCGGGCTCTGCCTGGTCCACCCGGCGCGGGCCGCGGTCCCGGATCTGGGGAAGCTGCCGGCCTGGGCCCAGGGGCCGGCGCGGGAGGCCGCCCTGGAGGCGCCGCCGGCGGGGGCCGAGGCGTGGGTGCTTCTGTCCCGCCGGGAGCTTGCCTACGAGGGGGACGGGTCCCTGCGCATCCGGCATCTGCGCCTCGTGAAGCTTCTCCGGGGACGGGGGCTGGAGGAGGCGGGTTTCGTGCGCCGGGGACTCCTGGACGGCCTGGTCCGGATCCGGAAGCTGAAGGGCTGGAACCTCAGGCCGGACGGGGAACTGGTGAAACTGGAAGGCGGGGACAAGGCCACCTTCGGGAACACCACGGAGGCCACCTTCGACCGCACCACCGCCCAGGTGGCCCAGTTGCGGCGGGCCGTGGAGGGCAGCCTGGTGGCCTTTGAGGTGGAGGAGGCCCTCACCTCCATGAAGGATCCGTGGATCTGCGCGGTGATGGAGACGCATCCCGTGCGGCGGTGGGAGCTGGACGTTTCCCCCCCGGAAAAGGGAACGACCTTCCAGGTGCGAAGACTCCGCTTCCAGCCCTGGCTTGGCGCCGCGGAGGGGGACCCCGGGGTGCGGGTGGGCCCCGTGCCGCCCATGCCCCTGGCGGAGCCTGCCTGTCCCTTCCCGTACCTGAACCTGCCGGCGGTGGAAGTGCGCTTCCTGGACCCCCGGTGGAGCGGAACCGGGATCCTCGCCAGCTGGGAGAACCTCGGGGGGTGGTACCACGGCCTCTTCGCGCCCAAGGTGCTGGAGGTTCCCGGGGAAGGCCAGGGCCTGCCCGGGCTCCAGGCCCTCTGGAGGCGCCTCGGCCGGGACCTGGTGTACAAGCAGGTGTACCTGTCGCCGGAAAGGTCCAATGTTCCGGAGACTTCGGTGGAGGTGGCACGGAAGGGATACGGGGACTGCAAGGACCTGGCCTGCCTGTTCCTGGCCAAGGCCCGGGCGGCGGGCTTCCAGGGCTTCCCCGTGCTGGCGCGCATGCAGGTGGGGCCCGTGGGCGACGCGGAAATCGCGGGACCCCCCAGGGACACGTTCGACCATGTGGTGGCGGCCTTGCGCCTGGAGGCCTCCCTGGGGCTACCGGCGGAGGTGGAAACCCCCAAGGGGCGGTTCCTGCTGGTGGATCCCACGGATCCCTTCACGCCCCTGGGACGCCTGGGGGCGGCGCACCGGGACGGGAGACTGCTCATTTGCCTGCCAGGAGGGGGGCAGTGGGTCGCGGTTCCGCCGGGGGCCGTGCTGTCCGGGGTCGTGGATATCGAGCTGAAGGGCGCCGTGAACGGCTCGGGCGCCTTGGAGGGCGAGGCCACCCTCCGGGAGACCGGAGGGCTTTGGGGACTGCGGAGCCGGGCCCAGGCCCTGACCCGGGCGGAATTCCGGGCCTACGTGGAAGCGGAGGTGCTGGACCAGGCCCTCAACGGAAAGGTCGAGGTCCTGCGGGTGGGGGACCCCCTGGATCTGGAACGGCCCTTCACCGTCACCCTGAAGCTTGCGGACCCCGGGGCGCTGGGGCGGCAGGGCTCCGCCTGGGTGCTGCGTTCGCCCCTGGGCCTTCCGGGGTTGCCGCCGGCCTTCGCGCCGGCGGGGCGGAAGCGCCAGCTCCCGCTGGTGTCCCGGCGGGCGGGAACGGTCCGGCTGGACGCGACCCTGGAACTGCCGGCCCCGGCTCGCCCCCTCCTGGCGGAGGGGAACGGGGAAACCGTGTTCCGCGCCCTTTCCTGGAAGGCGTCCCTGGAACCGGAAACCCGCGTCCTGCGGCTCAAGGTGGAGGAACGGCGCAAGGACGCCGCCTTCGACCTGAAGGCCCTGGGGGAGGCCGAGGCGGCCTGGCGGAAAGACCGTGCGCTGGTGCGCTCCCTCCTGGAGGACGGCATGGCCTTCCGGCCCTGAATGGTAGGATGAACCCATCCTGGCCTGGGGGATCCGATGACGTTCGCGATGCTGGTGAATGATCCCTTCGCGGGAACCCTGGCGCTTCTGGCGCTCGTCTGGGTGGCGGCCAAGCTGGGCGGCGAGGTGGCGGTGCGCCTGGGGCTGCCTTCGGTGGCGGGGGAACTGTCGGCGGGGTTGCTGCTGGCGGGGCTCCACCAGGGGATGCCGGGCTTCCCGGACGTGGCGGGGTCGCCAGGGGCGGAGGTGCTGGCGAACCTGGGGGTGATCCTGCTCATGTTCGCGGTGGGACTGGAGTCCACGGTGCCGCAGATGCTCCAGGTGGGGGTGGCCTCGCTGCGGGTGGCCTCCCTGGGGGTGGTGCTGCCCATGGCGGCGGGGCTGCTGGGGGCGAAGGTCCTGCTGCCGGCGGGATCGCCCCTGGTGGTGGATGTGTTCATCGGCGCCTGCCTGTGCGCCACCAGCATCGGCATCAGCGCGCAGGTGCTGCGGGAGCGGGGGGCGGCCCAGTCGGCGGAGGGCCGGGTCATCGTGGGGGCGGCGGTCATCGATGATGTGCTGGGCCTCATGGTCCTGGTGGCGGTGAGCGGGCTGGTGGCGGCGGCGGACGGGGGGGGGGCCCTGCCCTGGGGGCGCCTGGGGCGGACGCTGGGGCTGGCCACGGGCTTCCTGGGGGTGGCGCTCACCCTGGGGCGCCTGGCGACGCCCCACCTGTTCCGGCTGGCCAGCCGGCTTCGGGGCGAACAGGTGCTGCTGCCCCTGGGGCTCGCCTTCGCCTTCTTCCTGGCCTGGCTCAGCGGGGTGGCGGGGCTGGCGCCCATCGTGGGGGCCTACGCGGCGGGGCTGATCCTGGAGCCCGCCCACGTGGAGCTTCTGGAGGAGCGGGAGGCCCACACCCTCATGGCCCTGCTCCAGCCCCTGGTCATGGTCATGGCGCCCATCTTCTTCGTGCTCATGGGGGCGAGGGTGGACGTGCGGGCCCTGGTGGCGCCGTCCACGCTCCTGTTGGCGGGGGTGCTGGGGGCCCTGGGCGTCGCGGGGAAATTCGCTGCGGGGTTCGGGGGAGGCCGCGGGCTGCGGGCGTCGGTGGTGGGCTGGGGGATGGTTCCCCGGGGGGAGGTGGGGCTGATCTTCGTGGCGGTGGGGGCCCAGAGCCGGTTCCAGGGCGGACCCCTGCTCTCCCCGGAGGTGCAGGCGGGGATCGTGGGGGCCATCCTCCTGACCACGGTGGCGGGTCCCCTGGGACTGGGGCGGGTGCTCAGGCGAGTAGTTCCCGGAGGCAGTCCGGACACACCGTGAAGGCGGCGTTCGGGGGGATGAGCATCGCCTCCCAGGCGCCCCGGTCCGTGGCGACGCGGCGGCACCAGGCGCACTGGGACGCCTGGCGGGCCTTGGTCTGGGCCCCCAGGGCCGCCCGGAGTTCGGCCACCAGGGCGCATTGCTGTTCATAAAGGGCCTTGGCGCGCAGGTGGTTGCGCACCCTGGCTTCCACCAGGGCGGGGGGGGTGGGCTTGGCCAGGTAGTCCACGGCGCCCAGCCGGAGGCCGGCGTATTCCTCCCCTTCGCCCATCTGGACGGTGAGGAAGATGACGGGGATGGGGGCGAGGCGGGGGTCGGCCTTGAGGCTGCGGCACACCTCCAGGCCGTCCAGGCCGGGCATGACCACGTCCAGGATCACCAGGTCGGGCAGGCAGCGCCGGGCCAGTTCAAGGCCCTCCACCCCGCTGGTGGCGAAGAGCACCTCGCACAGGGGGGCGAGCACCTCGCCGAGGACCACCACCTCGCTGGGCACATCGTCGACGATCAGGACCGTGGGCCGCCGGGGCATGGGTTCCTCCTGGGTTCGGAGAGGGTGTCGAGGAGGGCCAGGGCCCGGGGGAAATCCAGGCCTTCCACGGCCTCCTCCAGTTCGCCCAGTTCCCGGTCCAGGCCCCCGATGCGGAAGGCCTCCCGGAGGCGGGGGAGGTGCCCGAGGGCATCGAGGCTGTTGCGTTCCAGAAGGTCCCGGATGAGGGGGAGCTCCTCCGGGGTGGGGGGCGGAGAGCCGGGTTCCGCGGGCCGGGCGCTGAGGTCGGAGGCGGCCAGTTCGGTTTCCAGGCGCTCCAGGGCCTGTTCCAGGATGGCGAGGTTGGTGCCGGAGGGGCTGCGCTGGAGCCGGCGGGAGGCCTGGCTCACCGAGTCCGCCCCGATGTTTCCCGCGGCGCCGGCGAGGGTGTGGGCGAGGGCCGCCATGGCCGCCACGTCGCCCCGTTCCATGGCTTCGTGCATGGAGCGCCGGAAGGAGGCCGCTTCCCGGCGGAATTGGCTCAGGACCCGGTTGAGGAGGTCACGGTTGCCCTGGAGGCGCTCCAGCAGGAAGCGCCACTGGATGGAGGGGGGAGGCGCCGAGGGGGGCTGGGGCGGGGCCTGGGGCCGGAAGACCGACGGGAGGTGGCGTTCCAGGGTCCGGTAGAGCAGGTCCGGGTCCACGGGCTTGGCCAGGAAACCGTCCATGCCGGCCAGCATGCACTGGTGGCGCTCGTCCTGGAGGAGATTGGCGGTGAGGGCGAGGATGGGAATGTGGGGGCCGTGCAGGGCCCGGATGCGCCGGGTGGCTTCCAGGCCGCCCATGCCGGGGAGCTCCAGGTCCATGAGGATGCACGCGGGGGGTTCGCCGGGGGCCAGGACCGCCCTAAGGGCTTCCAGGCCGCCGGTCGCCTCGGCCACCCGGAGGCCGACCCTCTCCAGCAACTCCCGGGTGACCATGCGATTGACTTCGTTGTCCTCCACCAGGAGCACGCGGGGGTGCTCGCGGAAGGGGGCGGGGCTTGGCTCCTGGGGATCGGGGGTGGCGGCCTGGAGCAGGTCCAGGATCCGGGCGCTGTCCGTGGGCACCAGGAGGAAATCGTGGATCCAGCCCAGGTCCACGGCCTTCTGGGCCCGGCGCACGGAGGCGGGCCGCACCCGGTACACCAGGCACCGGGTGGGAAGGCCGAACCGGCGCTGGATGCGGGGGGCCCCGTGGGGCAGCAGGAGCAGGTCCGGCGGGGCCGCCAGGGCCAGGTGCGTTTCGGCCTCCGCCAGGGTCCGCAGCACCGCCACGTCGCGCACGAAGGGGCGCAGGCTCGCCGCGAAGGATTGGCCGATGGCCGAATCGCCCTCCACCACCACGGCGGAGGAAAGGAGCACGTCGGGGCCTTCGGCGGCGGGGGCCGGGAGGGTGAAGCGGAAGGTGGAGCCCTCCCCGGGATGGCTGTCCACCTGCAGTTCGCCGCCCATGAGGCCCACGAGCCGGCGGGCCAGGGAAAGGCCGAGGCCCGAGCCGTCCCCCTGGGGGAGGGGCCGGGAGAAGGGCTTGAACAGGGCCGAGCGCTGGTGGGCGTCCAGGCCGGGGCCGGTGTCCCGCACCCGGAACTCGGTGCCCGCGGAGCCGGGATCGACGAAGAGGCGCACCTCCCCCTTGGGGGTGAACTTGATGGCATTGTCCACGAGGTTCACGAGGACCTGCTTGAGGCGGTCCGCGTCGCCCAGCAGGTGGCGGGGCACGCCGGCGCCCCACTGGATGCGGAAGAAGATGCCCTTCTCGTCGGCGCGTCGGCGCACCCGGTGGACCAGTTCCTGGCACAGGGCGCCCAGGTCCAGGGGCTCCCGCACCACCGTGAGGGCGCCGGCCTCCAGCTTGGAGAGGTCCAGGTTGTCCTCCACCAGCTGCAGGAGGGTGTGGGCGGCGCCCAGGATCTGGTCCAGGTAGCCGCGCTGCTGGGTGGACAGGGGCGGGGTGCGGGCGGCGAGGTGGCAGAGGCTCAGGATCACGTTGAGCGGGTTGCGGATCTCGTGGCTGAGTTCCGCCAGGAACAGGGGGGGGGCGCCCTGGGTCCGTCCACCTTCCGCGCGCTCGGCCATGGTCCCATCTCCCGTTAGAATCTGGGTGCCGCTCCGGTGGAAAGGTTCCGGGGGGCGCGGAGAACCCATGGATGCGGATGTGGAGCGGTACCGGGACCAGCACAAGCTCAGGCTGTCCTGGATGCCGTGGTTGTACTTCGCGCTGAAGGACCGGCACCGGGCCTGGGCCCTGGCCTGGCAGGAGGAGGTGCAGGGCCGGTTGCGGGACCAGGAGACGGTGGAGATCGGGCCGGGCTGCTTCGTGGCGCCGGAGGCGCGGATCTTCGGGGAGCCGGGGCGGGCGGTGGTGCTGGGGGCGGGCTGCTCCGTGGCGGCGGAGGTCTTCCTGCACGGGCCCATCACCCTGGGGCCGGACGTCTCCATCAACGCCCGGGCCTCCCTGGACGGGGGGGCCCGGGGGATCACCCTGGGGGAGGGGACCCGCATCGCCAGCGGGGCGGCGCTCTACGCCTTCGACCACGGCCTGGACCCCGCCCGGCCCGTGAAGGACCAGCCGGTGCGGTCCCGGGGCATCACGGTGGGCCGGGATGTGTGGATCGGCGCCAATGCGGGGGTCACGGACGGGGTCGTCATCGGGGACCACGCGGTGGTGGCCATGGGGGCGGTGGTGACGCGGGACGTGCCGCCCTGGGCCATGGTGGGCGGGGTGCCGGCCCGGGTCATTGGGGATCGGAGAAATAATCGGTAATATTTCCAAGCGGCCCTATTTATACTGCCTCAGCCACCCAGGTGACCGAGGGGAGTGATGACCGAACGGAAGGACGCCAAGCCGG is a genomic window containing:
- a CDS encoding hybrid sensor histidine kinase/response regulator — encoded protein: MAERAEGGRTQGAPPLFLAELSHEIRNPLNVILSLCHLAARTPPLSTQQRGYLDQILGAAHTLLQLVEDNLDLSKLEAGALTVVREPLDLGALCQELVHRVRRRADEKGIFFRIQWGAGVPRHLLGDADRLKQVLVNLVDNAIKFTPKGEVRLFVDPGSAGTEFRVRDTGPGLDAHQRSALFKPFSRPLPQGDGSGLGLSLARRLVGLMGGELQVDSHPGEGSTFRFTLPAPAAEGPDVLLSSAVVVEGDSAIGQSFAASLRPFVRDVAVLRTLAEAETHLALAAPPDLLLLPHGAPRIQRRFGLPTRCLVYRVRPASVRRAQKAVDLGWIHDFLLVPTDSARILDLLQAATPDPQEPSPAPFREHPRVLLVEDNEVNRMVTRELLERVGLRVAEATGGLEALRAVLAPGEPPACILMDLELPGMGGLEATRRIRALHGPHIPILALTANLLQDERHQCMLAGMDGFLAKPVDPDLLYRTLERHLPSVFRPQAPPQPPSAPPPSIQWRFLLERLQGNRDLLNRVLSQFRREAASFRRSMHEAMERGDVAAMAALAHTLAGAAGNIGADSVSQASRRLQRSPSGTNLAILEQALERLETELAASDLSARPAEPGSPPPTPEELPLIRDLLERNSLDALGHLPRLREAFRIGGLDRELGELEEAVEGLDFPRALALLDTLSEPRRNPCPGGPRS
- a CDS encoding menaquinone biosynthesis decarboxylase; translated protein: MSQDFQSFLTRLDARGELARIRAEVDPHLEAGAIADRVSKAPGGGKGLLFENVKGATMPVAMNVFGSRRRMEMALGVDGDPRGLDAVAGRIEKLIQEAMPKPGASFLDKLSKLPVLAEVGAWMPKTVRKAPCQEVVWRGEEARLSRLPVLTTWPEDGGPFITLGLSHTRHKSGLRNMGMYRLQVYDDHTLGFHTQLHHDGARARHGYAPGERMPVAVSLGGDPALSYAATAPLPPFLSEIMFTGFLRGEGVEMVRCVTNDMEVPADSEIVIEGWVDPAELRREGPFGDHTGYYSLADDYPVLHVEAITHRKNPVYPATIVGRPPQEDAWLGFATERIFLPLLKMVLPEVVDMHLPPAGGFHNLAIVSIRKDYPGHAQKVMNAIWGTGQMMFTKGIVVVDADIDPHDANEVLFRVTSNVDPRRDLLFTDGPLDVLDHSSDRFAFGSKVGIDATRKSAKLDNFQREWPRDLVFPDAILERVARRWAEYGI
- a CDS encoding acyltransferase — protein: MDADVERYRDQHKLRLSWMPWLYFALKDRHRAWALAWQEEVQGRLRDQETVEIGPGCFVAPEARIFGEPGRAVVLGAGCSVAAEVFLHGPITLGPDVSINARASLDGGARGITLGEGTRIASGAALYAFDHGLDPARPVKDQPVRSRGITVGRDVWIGANAGVTDGVVIGDHAVVAMGAVVTRDVPPWAMVGGVPARVIGDRRNNR
- a CDS encoding response regulator; its protein translation is MPRRPTVLIVDDVPSEVVVLGEVLAPLCEVLFATSGVEGLELARRCLPDLVILDVVMPGLDGLEVCRSLKADPRLAPIPVIFLTVQMGEGEEYAGLRLGAVDYLAKPTPPALVEARVRNHLRAKALYEQQCALVAELRAALGAQTKARQASQCAWCRRVATDRGAWEAMLIPPNAAFTVCPDCLRELLA
- a CDS encoding thymidine phosphorylase produces the protein MRMYDLIYTKKTGGKLSPEQIAFWVEGAARGTVPDEQSAALLMAICWHGMDVEETLALTLGMRDSGDKVNLSSIPGVKVDKHSTGGVGDKTTLILGPIVASCGIPCAMFSGRGLGHTGGTVDKYAAIPGLKVELTQDEFRRSLRDTGFANSAQTGDITPADRKLYSLRDVTATVESIPLITASIMSKKLAGGSDALVLDVKCGGGAFMKTLDDARTLAKSMVAVGQAHGMKIKALITRMEEPLGRAIGNAMEVIESVEILKGMHADSDLARMSFRLAAEMLILGGAAKDLATAEALVADSIASGRAMETYRTWVAANGGNPKALDDFSLLPGSAHSVDILSEASGYIHALDSRSLGIKAMEMGGGRSSKDDILDLGIGIEVHANVGDKVEKGMKILTLHHNGKTGNPLPADWIDIRPTPLPKAPWLLETI
- a CDS encoding cation:proton antiporter is translated as MTFAMLVNDPFAGTLALLALVWVAAKLGGEVAVRLGLPSVAGELSAGLLLAGLHQGMPGFPDVAGSPGAEVLANLGVILLMFAVGLESTVPQMLQVGVASLRVASLGVVLPMAAGLLGAKVLLPAGSPLVVDVFIGACLCATSIGISAQVLRERGAAQSAEGRVIVGAAVIDDVLGLMVLVAVSGLVAAADGGGALPWGRLGRTLGLATGFLGVALTLGRLATPHLFRLASRLRGEQVLLPLGLAFAFFLAWLSGVAGLAPIVGAYAAGLILEPAHVELLEEREAHTLMALLQPLVMVMAPIFFVLMGARVDVRALVAPSTLLLAGVLGALGVAGKFAAGFGGGRGLRASVVGWGMVPRGEVGLIFVAVGAQSRFQGGPLLSPEVQAGIVGAILLTTVAGPLGLGRVLRRVVPGGSPDTP